In one Macaca fascicularis isolate 582-1 chromosome 6, T2T-MFA8v1.1 genomic region, the following are encoded:
- the LRRC70 gene encoding leucine-rich repeat-containing protein 70 → MCGLQFSLPCLRLFLVVTCYLLLLLHKEILGCSSVCQLCTGRQINCRNLGLSSIPKNFPESTVFLYLTGNNISYINESEFTRLHSLVALYLDNSNILYVYPKAFVQLRHLYFLFLNNNFIKRLDPGIFKGLLNLRNLYLQSNQVSFVPRGVFNDLVSVQYLNLQRNRLTVLGSGTFVGMVALRILDLSNNNILRISESAFQHLENLACLYLESNNLTKVPSNAFEVLKSLRRLSLSRNPIEAIQPFAFKGLVNLEYLLLKNSRIRNVTRDGFSGINNLKHLILSHNDLENLNSDTFSLLKNLVYLKLDRNRIISIDNDTFENMGASLKILNLSFNNLTDLHPRVLKPLSSLIHLQANSNPWECNCKLLGLRDWLASSAITLNIYCQNPPSMRGRALRYINITSCVTSSINVSRTWAVVKSPHIRHKTTALMMAWHKVTTNGNPLENTETENITFWEQIPTSPAGRFFQENAFGNPLETTAVLPVQIQLTTSVTLNLEKNSALPIDAASMSGKTSLICTQEVEKLNEAFDILLAFFILACVLIIFLIYKVVQFKQKLKASENSRENRLEYYSFYQSARYNVTASICNTSPNSLESPGLEQIRIHKQIVPENEAQVILFEHSAL, encoded by the coding sequence ATGTGTGGATTACAGTTTTCTCTGCCTTGCCTACGACTGTTTCTGGTTGTTACctgttatcttttattattactCCACAAGGAAATACTTGGATGTTCGTCTGTTTGTCAGCTCTGCACTGGGAGACAAATTAACTGCCGTAACTTAGGCCTTTCGAGTATTCCTAAGAATTTTCCTGAAAGTACAGTTTTTCTGTATCTGACTGGGAataatatatcttatataaatGAAAGTGAATTCACAAGACTTCATTCTCTTGTAGCATTGTATTTGGATAATTCTAACATTCTGTATGTATATCCAAAAGCCTTTGTTCAATTGAGGcatctatattttctatttctaaataataatttcataaaacGCTTAGATCCTGGAATATTTAAGGGACTTTTAAATCTTCGTAATTTATATTTACAGTCTAATCAGGTATCTTTTGTTCCAAGAGGAGTATTTAATGATCTAGTTTCAGTTCAGTACTTAAATCTACAAAGGAATCGCCTCACTGTCCTTGGAAGTGGTACCTTTGTTGGTATGGTTGCTCTTCGGATACTTGACTTATCAAACAATAACATTTTGAGGATATCAGAATCAGCCTTTCAACATCTTGAAAACCTTGCTTGTTTGTATTTAGAAAGTAATAATTTAACAAAAGTACCATCTAATGCCTTTGAAGTGCTTAAAAGTCTTAGAAGACTTTCTTTGTCTCGTAATCCTATTGAAGCAATACAGCCCTTTGCATTTAAAGGACTTGTCAATTTGGAATACCTCCTCCTGAAAAATTCAAGAATTAGAAATGTTACTAGGGATGGGTTTAGTGGAATTAATAATCTTAAACATTTGATCTTAAGTCATAATGATTTAGAGAATTTAAATTCTGACACATTTAGTTTGTTAAAGAATTTAGTTTACCTTAAATTAGATAGAAACAGAATAATTAGCATTGATAAtgatacatttgaaaatatgGGAGCATCTTTGAAGATCCTTAATCTGTCATTTAATAATCTTACAGACTTGCATCCAAGGGTCCTTAAGCCATTGTCTTCACTGATTCATCTTCAGGCAAATTCTAATCCTTGGGAATGTAACTGCAAACTTTTGGGCCTTCGAGACTGGCTAGCATCTTCAGCCATTACTCTAAACATCTATTGTCAGAATCCCCCATCCATGCGTGGCAGAGCATTACGTTATATTAACATTACAAGTTGTGTTACGTCTTCAATAAATGTATCCAGAACTTGGGCTGTTGTAAAATCTCCTCATATTCGTCACAAGACTACTGCGCTAATGATGGCCTGGCATAAAGTTACCACAAATGGCAATCCTCTGGAAAATACTGAGACTGAGAACATTACTTTCTGGGAACAAATTCCTACTTCACCTGCTGGTAGATTTTTTCAAGAGAATGCCTTTGGTAATCCATTAGAGACTACAGCAGTGTTACCTGTACAAATACAACTGACTACTTCTGTTACCTTGAACTTGGAAAAAAACAGTGCTCTACCGATTGATGCTGCTTCAATGTCAGGGAAAACATCTCTAATTTGTACACAAGAAGTTGAGAAGTTGAATGAGGCTTTTGACATTTTGCTAGCTTTTTTCATCTTAGCTtgtgttttaatcatttttttgaTCTACAAAGTTGTTCAGTTTAAACAAAAACTAAAGGCATCAGAAAACTCAAGGGAAAATAGACTTGAATACTACAGCTTTTATCAGTCAGCAAGGTATAATGTCACTGCCTCAATTTGTAACACTTCCCCAAATTCTCTAGAAAGTCCTGGCTTGGAGCAGATTCGAATTCATAAACAAATTGTTCCTGAAAATGAGGCACAGGTCATTCTTTTTGAACATTCTGCTTTATAA